One Oharaeibacter diazotrophicus DNA segment encodes these proteins:
- the rpsE gene encoding 30S ribosomal protein S5, with amino-acid sequence MAERERNNRDGGRGRDEERDSEFVDRLVHINRVAKVVKGGRRFGFAALVVVGDQKGRVGYGHGKAREVPEAIRKATEAAKRALVRVPLREGRTLHHDVSGRWGAGRVHLRAAPAGTGIIAGGPMRAVFETLGVQDIVAKSLGSSNPYNMVRATFAALGAEDSPRSVAARRGLKVSVLQSRRRDVDPDAVAAEG; translated from the coding sequence ATGGCTGAACGTGAACGCAACAACCGGGACGGTGGTCGCGGCCGCGACGAGGAGCGCGACAGCGAATTCGTCGACCGCCTGGTGCACATCAACCGCGTCGCCAAGGTGGTGAAGGGCGGCCGGCGCTTCGGCTTCGCCGCCCTCGTCGTCGTCGGCGACCAGAAGGGCCGCGTCGGCTACGGCCACGGCAAGGCTCGCGAGGTTCCCGAGGCGATCCGCAAGGCGACCGAGGCGGCCAAGCGCGCCCTGGTCCGCGTGCCGCTGCGCGAGGGCCGCACCCTGCACCACGACGTCTCCGGACGTTGGGGCGCGGGCCGCGTCCACCTCCGCGCCGCCCCGGCCGGTACCGGCATCATCGCCGGCGGCCCGATGCGCGCCGTGTTCGAGACCCTGGGCGTCCAGGACATCGTCGCGAAGTCGCTCGGTTCGTCGAACCCGTACAACATGGTGCGCGCCACCTTCGCGGCCCTCGGGGCCGAGGACAGCCCGCGCTCCGTGGCCGCCCGCCGTGGCCTCAAGGTGTCGGTCCTGCAGTCGCGCCGCCGCGACGTGGATCCGGACGCCGTGGCCGCCGAAGGCTGA
- the rpsN gene encoding 30S ribosomal protein S14 — MAKKSAIEKNKRRQALAKRYAGKRDALKAIVDNRELPIEERFAATLKLAELPRNSAEVRVRNRCEVTGRPRAYYRKLKMSRIALRELGSAGLIPGLVKSSW, encoded by the coding sequence ATGGCTAAGAAGAGCGCCATCGAAAAGAACAAGCGCCGCCAGGCCCTGGCGAAGCGCTATGCCGGAAAGCGCGACGCGCTGAAGGCGATCGTCGACAACCGCGAGCTCCCCATCGAGGAGCGCTTCGCGGCGACGCTGAAGCTGGCCGAGCTGCCGCGCAACTCCGCGGAGGTGCGCGTGCGCAACCGCTGCGAAGTCACGGGCCGTCCGCGCGCCTATTACCGCAAGCTCAAGATGAGCCGCATCGCCCTGCGTGAGCTGGGTTCCGCCGGCCTCATCCCGGGCCTTGTGAAGTCGAGCTGGTGA
- the rplE gene encoding 50S ribosomal protein L5, which yields MAEANYVPRLKRVYDETIRAEMVKQFGYKNALEVPSIEKIVLNMGVGETVGDGKKIQSAVGDLTLIAGQKPVITKARTSIATFKVREGMNIGCKVTLRRTRMYEFLDRLVTIALPRVRDFRGLNPKSFDGRGNFAMGVKEHIVFPEINYDKVDQVWGMDIIVCTTAKTDDEARALLKAFNFPFRQ from the coding sequence ATGGCTGAGGCGAACTACGTTCCGCGTCTCAAGCGCGTCTACGACGAGACCATCCGCGCCGAAATGGTCAAGCAGTTCGGCTACAAGAATGCTCTCGAAGTGCCGTCGATCGAGAAGATCGTCCTGAACATGGGCGTCGGCGAGACCGTCGGTGATGGCAAGAAGATCCAGTCGGCCGTGGGTGACCTCACCCTGATCGCCGGCCAGAAGCCCGTCATCACCAAGGCCCGCACCTCGATCGCCACCTTCAAGGTGCGCGAAGGCATGAACATCGGCTGCAAGGTGACGCTGCGGCGCACCCGCATGTACGAGTTCCTCGACCGTCTCGTCACGATCGCGCTGCCGCGCGTGCGCGACTTCCGCGGTCTGAACCCGAAGTCCTTCGACGGCCGTGGCAATTTCGCCATGGGCGTGAAGGAGCACATCGTTTTCCCCGAGATCAACTACGACAAGGTCGACCAGGTCTGGGGAATGGACATCATCGTCTGCACGACGGCGAAGACCGACGACGAGGCGCGCGCGCTTCTCAAGGCCTTCAATTTCCCGTTCCGGCAGTGA
- the rpsH gene encoding 30S ribosomal protein S8, protein MSMTDPLGDMLTRIRNAQMRKMSKVLTPASSLRKRVLDVLTAEGYIRGYAAVEADGRAEFEIELKYYDGQPVIRTIERVSKPGRRVYASVKNLPRVANGLGVSILSTPKGVMADHDAREQNVGGEILCRVF, encoded by the coding sequence ATGTCGATGACCGATCCTTTGGGTGACATGCTCACCCGCATCCGCAATGCCCAGATGCGCAAGATGTCGAAGGTGCTGACGCCGGCTTCCAGCCTGCGCAAGCGCGTGCTCGACGTCCTGACCGCCGAGGGCTACATCCGCGGCTACGCCGCCGTCGAAGCCGACGGTCGCGCCGAGTTCGAGATCGAGCTGAAGTACTACGACGGCCAGCCCGTCATCCGTACGATCGAGCGCGTCTCCAAGCCGGGCCGCCGCGTCTACGCCTCCGTCAAGAACCTGCCGCGCGTGGCCAACGGCCTCGGCGTGTCGATCCTCTCCACGCCGAAGGGCGTGATGGCGGACCACGACGCCCGCGAGCAGAACGTCGGCGGCGAGATTCTCTGCCGGGTCTTCTGA
- the rpmD gene encoding 50S ribosomal protein L30, giving the protein MAITTEAGKTVTIVQVASPQRRPADQRATLVGLGLNKLHRVSTLEDTPAVRGMIAKVQHLVRVVDEA; this is encoded by the coding sequence ATGGCCATCACCACTGAAGCGGGCAAGACCGTGACGATCGTCCAGGTCGCCAGCCCGCAGCGCCGCCCGGCGGACCAGCGCGCTACGCTGGTCGGTCTCGGCCTCAACAAACTGCATCGCGTGTCCACGCTCGAGGATACGCCTGCGGTCCGCGGCATGATCGCGAAGGTCCAGCATCTCGTCCGCGTCGTGGACGAGGCCTGA
- the rplF gene encoding 50S ribosomal protein L6, producing MSRIGKKAVPVPKGVTAEIAGQTVSVKGPKGTLTFNLNEYVTAEKAEDGSIQVTPRDESKLARSSWGMSRTQIANLVKGVTSGFEKKLEISGVGYKAAVQGKNLQLSLGYSHDITYPIPDGISIVTPKPTEISISGIDAQRVGQVAAEIRDFRGPEPYKGKGVKYAGEFIVRKEGKKK from the coding sequence ATGTCGCGCATTGGCAAGAAGGCCGTTCCCGTCCCCAAGGGGGTCACGGCCGAGATCGCGGGCCAGACCGTCTCGGTCAAGGGCCCCAAGGGTACGCTTACGTTCAACCTCAACGAGTACGTCACGGCCGAGAAGGCCGAGGACGGCTCGATCCAGGTCACCCCGCGTGACGAGTCCAAGCTCGCCCGTTCGAGCTGGGGCATGTCCCGCACGCAGATCGCCAACCTCGTCAAGGGCGTCACCTCGGGCTTCGAGAAGAAGCTCGAGATCAGCGGCGTCGGCTACAAGGCCGCGGTCCAGGGCAAGAACCTGCAGCTGTCGCTGGGCTACAGCCACGACATCACCTACCCGATCCCCGACGGGATCAGCATCGTGACGCCGAAGCCGACCGAGATCTCGATCTCCGGCATCGACGCGCAGCGGGTGGGTCAGGTCGCGGCCGAGATCCGCGACTTCCGCGGCCCCGAGCCCTACAAGGGCAAGGGCGTGAAGTATGCGGGCGAGTTCATCGTCCGTAAGGAAGGCAAGAAGAAGTAA
- the rplO gene encoding 50S ribosomal protein L15, with protein sequence MKLNELKDNEGATKERMRVGRGIGSGKGKTGGRGVKGQKSRTGVAIKGFEGGQMPLHRRLPKRGFTNIFALDLNEVGLSKIQAAVDAGKLDKGAPVTAEALKAAGLIRRVKDGVRILGGELTAALTFQVAGASAPAAATIEKAGGTLTQLVSATAEA encoded by the coding sequence ATGAAGCTCAACGAGCTCAAGGACAACGAAGGCGCGACCAAGGAACGCATGCGCGTCGGTCGCGGCATCGGTTCCGGCAAGGGCAAGACCGGCGGCCGGGGCGTCAAGGGTCAGAAGTCCCGCACCGGCGTGGCCATCAAGGGCTTCGAAGGCGGCCAGATGCCCCTGCATCGCCGTCTGCCGAAGCGCGGCTTCACCAACATCTTCGCGCTCGACCTCAACGAGGTCGGCCTGTCGAAGATCCAGGCGGCGGTCGACGCCGGCAAGCTCGACAAGGGCGCGCCGGTCACCGCCGAGGCGCTGAAGGCCGCCGGCCTGATCCGCCGCGTCAAGGACGGCGTCCGGATCCTCGGTGGCGAGCTCACCGCCGCGCTGACCTTCCAGGTCGCCGGCGCGTCGGCTCCGGCCGCCGCGACCATCGAGAAGGCGGGCGGCACGCTCACCCAACTCGTCTCGGCCACCGCCGAGGCCTGA
- the rplR gene encoding 50S ribosomal protein L18: MAKLTGDDRRRARVRRAVKAAANGRPRLSVHRSSMHIYAQVIDDTQGRTLASASTIDKELREGLKTGADKDAAAAVGKLIAARALAAGVTKVVFDRGQFLFHGRVKALADAAREGGLDF; encoded by the coding sequence ATGGCAAAGCTCACTGGTGACGATCGGCGCCGCGCCCGCGTGCGCCGTGCCGTCAAGGCGGCGGCCAACGGTCGTCCGCGTCTCTCGGTGCACCGCTCGTCGATGCACATCTACGCGCAGGTGATCGACGACACCCAGGGCCGCACCCTGGCGTCGGCCTCCACCATCGACAAGGAACTCCGCGAGGGGCTCAAGACCGGCGCCGACAAGGATGCGGCCGCCGCCGTCGGAAAGCTCATCGCCGCCCGTGCGCTCGCCGCCGGCGTGACCAAGGTCGTGTTCGACCGCGGTCAGTTCCTGTTCCACGGCCGCGTGAAGGCGCTCGCCGATGCCGCCCGCGAGGGCGGTCTCGACTTCTGA